The genomic stretch GGCCAGCGCCTCGAGGTCCAGGTCGCCCAGGTGATCGAAGATGTGCCGGCGCACACTGCGCAGGTGGGTGGGCCATGCCTCACGCAAGCGGTCCAGGCCCTTGTCGGTCAGCACGGCGTTCCAGCCGCGGGCGTCCTCGTCGCACTTGACGCGTTTCATGAAACCGGACGATTCGAGCTTGGCGGCCAGCCGGGTCATGCCGCTGAGGGACATGTCGCAGGCCTGCGCGAGCTCGCTCATCCGCATGCGCCGGTGCGGCGACTCGGACAGGTGGCGCAGCACGCTGTATTCGCTGAGCGACATGCGCTGCTCGGCCTCCAGGTCCGCGTTCATGGCGCGGGGCAGCACCAGCAGGATCCGGCCGAACGCCCGCATGACCGCCTCTTCGCCGGGCGAGAGCGCGGTGAGGCCCGGCGGCAGGGTCGGATGGGGTGATGTGGCGGACATGACGTTGATCGTAGGCGGCCCGAGGCGGAATAGTTGCTTGACGAAGCAAGTTAGAGGGCAACGACACAGGCATCGTTCAAGAGAGCAGACGACATGACCAAGATCGGAATCATCCTCGGCAGCACCCGTCCGGGCCGCAACGGCGAGGCCGTGGCCAAGTGGGTCTACGACGTGGCCGCCAAGCGCACCGACGCCGAGTTCGAGCTGGTCGACCTCCTCGACTACAACCTGCCCCACCTCGACGAGGCGATTCCGCCGTCGCTGGGCCAGTACAGCCAGCCGCACACCATCGAGTGGGCCAAGAAGATCGACTCGTTCGACGGCTTCATCTTCGTCACCCCGGAGTACAACCACTCCACGTCGGGCGCGCTCAAGAACGCGATCGACTTCCTCTTCAAGGAGTGGAACAACAAGGCTGCCGGCTTCGTCGGCTACGGCGCGGTCGGCGGCGCCCGCGCCGTCGAGCACCTGCGGCTGATCGCCGGCGAGCTCATGCTGGCCGACGTGCGGGCACAGGTCCTCCTGTCGCT from Paractinoplanes brasiliensis encodes the following:
- a CDS encoding NADPH-dependent FMN reductase → MTKIGIILGSTRPGRNGEAVAKWVYDVAAKRTDAEFELVDLLDYNLPHLDEAIPPSLGQYSQPHTIEWAKKIDSFDGFIFVTPEYNHSTSGALKNAIDFLFKEWNNKAAGFVGYGAVGGARAVEHLRLIAGELMLADVRAQVLLSLATDFENYSTFLPSERQEQALATVLDQTVAWSKALETVRKPA
- a CDS encoding MarR family winged helix-turn-helix transcriptional regulator, with the protein product MSATSPHPTLPPGLTALSPGEEAVMRAFGRILLVLPRAMNADLEAEQRMSLSEYSVLRHLSESPHRRMRMSELAQACDMSLSGMTRLAAKLESSGFMKRVKCDEDARGWNAVLTDKGLDRLREAWPTHLRSVRRHIFDHLGDLDLEALAKTLGKIAGDA